Proteins encoded together in one Halothermothrix orenii H 168 window:
- the pth gene encoding aminoacyl-tRNA hydrolase, with amino-acid sequence MYLVVGLGNPGDKYAETRHNIGFQVIERLARKHKIKAKNYPKFEALCGRGMIRGQKVMLAQPLTYMNNSGRAVRKIIDYYDFSLDNIIIIYDDLDLPPGKIRIRKKGSSGGHNGVKSIINCLDTREFPRIRIGIGRPPAGVNVVDYVLGYFSSEDSEVMSDVLDTTVEAVETILEKGLEQAMNIFNS; translated from the coding sequence ATGTATCTGGTGGTTGGTCTGGGAAATCCAGGTGATAAGTATGCTGAAACCCGTCATAATATCGGGTTTCAGGTTATAGAAAGGCTGGCCAGAAAACATAAAATTAAGGCTAAAAATTACCCCAAATTTGAGGCCCTGTGTGGGAGAGGGATGATAAGAGGCCAGAAAGTTATGCTGGCACAGCCCCTTACCTATATGAATAACAGTGGTCGGGCTGTGAGAAAAATTATTGATTATTATGACTTTTCTCTGGATAATATAATTATAATTTATGATGACCTGGATTTGCCGCCCGGTAAAATCAGGATAAGGAAAAAGGGAAGTAGTGGGGGCCATAATGGCGTAAAATCTATAATTAATTGTCTTGATACCAGAGAATTCCCCCGGATAAGGATAGGGATAGGTCGCCCTCCTGCGGGGGTAAATGTCGTTGATTATGTGCTGGGGTATTTTAGTTCTGAAGACAGTGAAGTAATGTCAGATGTGCTGGATACTACCGTAGAGGCTGTGGAAACCATTTTAGAAAAAGGGCTGGAACAGGCCATGAATATTTTTAACTCATAG
- a CDS encoding 50S ribosomal protein L25/general stress protein Ctc gives MERYNLKAEVRKDTGKGVARKLRRNGLIPGVIYGKTRKPQPLAVDAKDLNKVVGGNAILDMTLVDGDKEEKETAVVKDLQRDPVQGNILHVDFQHISMTDKLTVSVPVHIVGNARGVVAGGVLQQLAREIEVECLPTDIPDEIEVDITDLGLGDSLSVGDIEPPANTDFITPEDEVIVTIVAPSEAVEEEVPAEDEEIMPEPEVIGEEDEGDEEEPEE, from the coding sequence ATGGAAAGGTATAATTTAAAAGCAGAGGTGAGAAAGGATACTGGTAAAGGTGTTGCCCGTAAGTTAAGAAGAAATGGCTTAATTCCGGGGGTAATATATGGTAAAACCCGCAAACCCCAGCCTCTGGCAGTAGATGCTAAAGACCTTAATAAGGTTGTTGGTGGTAATGCTATTTTAGATATGACTCTGGTTGATGGTGACAAAGAGGAAAAAGAAACTGCAGTAGTAAAGGACTTACAGAGAGATCCGGTTCAGGGAAATATTCTCCATGTTGATTTTCAGCATATTTCTATGACTGATAAGCTTACTGTTTCTGTTCCGGTTCATATTGTCGGTAATGCCAGGGGTGTTGTTGCTGGAGGTGTTTTACAGCAGTTAGCCAGGGAAATTGAAGTTGAATGTTTACCAACCGATATTCCTGATGAAATAGAGGTTGATATTACTGACCTTGGACTGGGGGATTCACTGTCTGTAGGTGATATAGAACCCCCTGCAAACACCGATTTCATTACTCCTGAAGACGAAGTAATAGTTACCATTGTTGCTCCATCTGAGGCTGTTGAGGAAGAAGTGCCTGCAGAAGATGAAGAAATTATGCCTGAACCTGAAGTAATTGGTGAAGAAGATGAAGGTGATGAAGAGGAGCCTGAAGAATAA
- a CDS encoding ribose-phosphate diphosphokinase, translating to MSTYGDKLKIFTGNAHRKLAEDICECLGTELVSSEVNRFKDGEISVKIEETVRGADVFVIQPTCPPVNENLMELLVMVDALRRASARRITAVVPYYGYARQDRKARPRDPITAKLVANLITTAGARRLLSIDMHAPQIQGFFDIPVDHLYAAPIMVDYFKKKNIENMTAVAPDVGAVKRVRSFAQALNIPMAIIDKRRPKPNVAEVQHVIGDVEGRNVILFDDIIDTAGTIVEAARVLKEKGAANVFACCTHALFSGPAEERLKNAPLKEIIVTDTIPQKDNSLDNLKILSVAPLLAEAIDRIYKDLSVSVLFH from the coding sequence ATGTCTACTTATGGAGATAAGTTGAAGATTTTTACCGGCAATGCTCACCGCAAATTGGCTGAAGATATCTGTGAATGTCTGGGTACCGAACTTGTTAGTTCAGAGGTCAATAGGTTTAAAGATGGTGAAATATCAGTAAAAATTGAGGAAACAGTCCGTGGGGCAGATGTTTTTGTTATTCAACCTACCTGTCCTCCTGTTAATGAGAATTTGATGGAATTACTGGTAATGGTAGATGCTTTAAGAAGGGCTTCAGCCCGGAGAATTACTGCTGTTGTTCCGTATTATGGTTATGCCAGACAGGACCGGAAAGCCCGTCCCCGTGATCCCATTACGGCTAAACTGGTAGCAAATCTGATTACTACAGCTGGAGCCAGAAGGCTGCTTTCTATAGATATGCATGCCCCCCAGATTCAGGGTTTTTTTGATATTCCTGTTGACCACCTTTATGCTGCCCCGATTATGGTTGACTATTTTAAAAAGAAAAATATAGAGAATATGACTGCTGTTGCTCCAGATGTCGGTGCTGTTAAAAGGGTTCGTTCTTTTGCCCAGGCCCTTAATATTCCCATGGCCATTATTGATAAAAGAAGACCAAAGCCCAATGTGGCCGAAGTCCAGCATGTTATCGGGGATGTAGAAGGAAGAAATGTTATTCTCTTTGATGATATTATCGATACCGCCGGTACAATCGTTGAGGCTGCCCGGGTTTTAAAAGAAAAAGGAGCTGCCAATGTCTTTGCCTGCTGTACTCATGCCCTGTTTTCTGGGCCGGCTGAAGAGAGGCTGAAAAATGCTCCATTAAAGGAGATTATAGTTACTGATACCATCCCCCAGAAGGATAACAGTCTCGATAACTTAAAAATATTATCAGTGGCTCCGCTCCTGGCTGAAGCCATTGACCGAATCTATAAAGACCTGTCTGTATCAGTTTTATTTCATTAA
- the glmU gene encoding bifunctional UDP-N-acetylglucosamine diphosphorylase/glucosamine-1-phosphate N-acetyltransferase GlmU, which translates to MESQVLTIILAAGKGTRMKSGLAKVLHPVAGKPMISHVINSASPISSSVVVIVGYQGDKVKETLGTGYTYVRQEEQLGTGHAVLQAKKLIKKHQGQVLILCGDTPLLREKTLSELVDAQRETGAGVAVLTADIDNPRGYGRIIRNEAGNQIIKIVEDSDASDEERLVNEINSGVYCFDSNQLSEALENLTNDNAQGEYYLTDTIAYLRNKGEVVVPVKVDDSREIIGVNDRRNLARAERVLRNRIINYHLANGVSIIDPDTTYIDSTVEIGQDSVIYPFTYIEGRTRIGSEVVVGPHSHLINAEIGDRSKLLDSTVIKDSKIGEDTNIGPFAYIRPGCQIASGVKVGDFVELKKAKIGENTKVPHLSYVGDAEIGENSNIGAGTIFANYDGKKKHKTKVGNNAFIGSNTTLIAPVTVGNRGKTGAGAVVTKDVPGGVTVVGVPARKFKKDNIEGDK; encoded by the coding sequence ATGGAATCTCAGGTATTAACTATAATTCTCGCCGCCGGCAAAGGAACAAGAATGAAATCCGGGCTGGCTAAAGTTTTGCATCCTGTTGCTGGAAAACCCATGATCAGCCACGTGATTAATAGTGCTTCTCCAATCAGCTCTTCTGTTGTGGTGATAGTGGGGTACCAGGGTGATAAAGTAAAAGAGACCCTGGGTACAGGCTATACATACGTTCGCCAGGAAGAACAGCTGGGGACCGGCCATGCGGTTTTACAGGCTAAAAAGTTAATCAAAAAACATCAGGGGCAGGTCCTGATTCTCTGTGGGGATACCCCGTTATTAAGAGAAAAAACTTTAAGTGAACTGGTAGATGCCCAGAGAGAAACCGGGGCTGGAGTGGCTGTATTAACAGCCGATATAGATAACCCCCGGGGTTATGGGAGAATTATCAGGAATGAGGCCGGAAACCAGATAATAAAGATAGTTGAGGACTCTGATGCCAGTGATGAAGAAAGACTGGTCAATGAAATTAACAGTGGAGTTTATTGTTTTGACAGCAACCAGCTCAGTGAGGCTCTGGAAAACTTAACAAATGATAATGCCCAGGGTGAGTATTATCTTACTGATACTATTGCTTATTTGAGAAATAAAGGGGAGGTAGTAGTCCCCGTTAAAGTTGATGATTCCCGGGAGATTATTGGCGTAAATGACCGGAGAAACCTGGCTAGGGCTGAGAGGGTTTTAAGAAACAGGATTATAAATTATCACCTGGCCAATGGTGTCAGTATTATTGACCCTGACACCACTTATATTGATAGTACTGTTGAAATTGGACAGGATAGTGTTATTTATCCTTTTACTTATATAGAAGGAAGAACACGAATTGGCTCAGAAGTGGTTGTCGGCCCCCATTCACATTTAATAAATGCTGAAATTGGAGATAGAAGTAAACTCCTCGATTCTACTGTTATTAAAGATAGCAAAATAGGGGAAGATACCAATATTGGTCCCTTTGCCTATATAAGGCCTGGCTGTCAGATTGCCAGTGGGGTTAAGGTTGGGGATTTTGTTGAATTAAAAAAAGCAAAGATCGGGGAAAATACCAAAGTTCCTCATTTGAGTTATGTAGGGGATGCTGAAATAGGGGAAAATAGTAATATTGGAGCCGGTACAATATTTGCAAATTATGATGGGAAGAAAAAGCATAAAACAAAAGTGGGTAATAATGCCTTCATCGGGAGTAATACAACCTTGATTGCTCCAGTAACGGTTGGAAACAGGGGAAAAACAGGGGCCGGTGCTGTTGTGACTAAAGATGTCCCCGGAGGGGTAACAGTGGTCGGTGTACCTGCTCGTAAATTTAAAAAGGATAACATTGAGGGGGATAAATAA
- the spoVG gene encoding septation regulator SpoVG, with translation MEITEVRIYPFDSEGATRAFASITFDNSFVVRDIRVVDGKKGLFVSMPAKKTPKGEFKDICHPITNELRETIQKTILDKYEQEIA, from the coding sequence TTGGAAATTACTGAAGTAAGGATTTATCCCTTTGACAGTGAGGGGGCAACCAGGGCTTTTGCCAGTATTACCTTTGATAACTCTTTTGTTGTCAGGGACATAAGGGTGGTGGATGGCAAAAAGGGTTTATTTGTCTCCATGCCGGCCAAAAAGACCCCGAAGGGTGAATTTAAAGATATCTGTCACCCGATTACAAATGAGTTACGGGAAACAATCCAGAAGACAATTCTGGACAAGTATGAACAGGAGATAGCCTGA
- a CDS encoding AIR synthase family protein has protein sequence MKIGKIPKNKLESLIINKIKYHHKDVLVHSGIGEDSAVVDFGDEVLVISSDPITGAVNKAGYLAVHVACNDLASCGARPVGIQVVLLLPPATEEIMVGNIMEEITRAAASIEVEVIGGHTEILSKVTEPIITVTAIGKAPRDKYITTGGARPGDELIITKGLGIEGTFILASDYAELLKDRGVPPEIIERGQEYISKLSVLEEGLIGAGLGVHAMHDITEGGLYGALDEMVTASKAGFRIKRSQFPVNPETDIICKALDLDPAGLISSGSMLIAAPDGGKLVDKLARAGIKASIIGEITEEGCLIEDENGEFEELSGEIKDELWSFMEKINILLDGCLKFQYNITIRI, from the coding sequence ATGAAAATCGGAAAGATTCCAAAAAATAAACTGGAAAGTTTAATTATAAATAAAATTAAATACCATCATAAAGATGTGCTTGTTCATTCTGGAATAGGGGAAGATAGTGCGGTAGTGGATTTCGGGGATGAGGTGTTAGTTATTTCTTCAGACCCTATAACCGGAGCTGTAAATAAGGCCGGTTATCTGGCTGTTCATGTAGCCTGTAATGACCTGGCTTCCTGTGGGGCCCGACCGGTAGGTATCCAGGTTGTGTTGCTCTTGCCTCCTGCTACAGAAGAAATTATGGTAGGTAATATAATGGAAGAAATAACCAGAGCAGCTGCTTCTATTGAGGTTGAAGTTATCGGAGGGCATACTGAAATATTATCAAAGGTTACAGAACCTATTATAACAGTTACCGCTATTGGAAAGGCTCCCAGGGATAAATATATTACTACTGGAGGGGCCCGGCCCGGGGATGAGCTGATAATAACCAAGGGACTAGGAATTGAAGGTACTTTTATTTTAGCCAGTGACTATGCTGAATTGTTGAAGGACAGGGGGGTACCCCCTGAAATCATAGAACGTGGCCAGGAATATATAAGCAAATTGAGTGTCCTTGAGGAAGGTCTAATTGGTGCCGGGCTTGGAGTTCACGCCATGCATGATATAACCGAAGGTGGTTTGTACGGGGCCCTTGATGAAATGGTTACCGCTTCAAAAGCTGGATTTAGAATTAAAAGGAGCCAATTTCCTGTTAACCCTGAAACTGATATAATTTGCAAAGCCCTGGACTTAGACCCGGCTGGTTTAATTTCTTCTGGAAGTATGTTAATTGCTGCTCCCGATGGGGGTAAGCTGGTGGATAAACTTGCCCGGGCCGGAATTAAAGCTTCAATTATTGGTGAGATTACCGAAGAAGGCTGTTTAATCGAGGATGAAAACGGAGAATTCGAGGAGTTATCGGGTGAAATAAAAGATGAATTATGGAGTTTTATGGAAAAAATTAATATTTTGCTTGACGGTTGCCTCAAATTCCAATATAATATAACCATTAGAATTTAA
- a CDS encoding ECF transporter S component has translation MPDRRIVKELRNLEPGNLSTRTLSYLALFVAFTAVATYLHVPGPSQSYFNLGEVAIYFIALVFGPRAAGIAGAAGSALMDMILGYYIWAPFTFIIKGVEGYVVGRFGSTDSWVKSIVAVLIGGHIMIAGYAITKGFLISWAAIIPELGIDYAQMLIGAVIAIPFAHNINKFIGSDSDENRKDSKK, from the coding sequence ATGCCTGACAGAAGAATAGTTAAAGAGTTGAGGAATTTAGAACCGGGGAATCTGTCAACCCGTACTTTATCATATCTGGCTTTGTTTGTTGCCTTTACTGCTGTAGCCACTTATTTACATGTTCCCGGACCATCCCAGTCATATTTTAACCTTGGTGAAGTCGCTATATATTTTATAGCCCTTGTCTTTGGCCCCAGGGCTGCTGGCATTGCAGGTGCAGCCGGTTCTGCCCTGATGGATATGATTTTAGGTTACTATATATGGGCTCCCTTTACCTTCATTATTAAGGGAGTAGAAGGGTATGTAGTGGGTCGGTTCGGTAGTACTGATAGCTGGGTTAAGAGCATAGTGGCGGTATTAATAGGTGGTCATATTATGATTGCTGGTTATGCTATAACCAAAGGTTTTTTAATAAGCTGGGCTGCTATAATACCTGAACTGGGAATTGATTATGCCCAGATGTTAATCGGGGCTGTTATTGCTATCCCCTTTGCTCACAATATAAATAAGTTTATAGGAAGTGACAGTGATGAAAATCGGAAAGATTCCAAAAAATAA
- the glnA gene encoding type I glutamate--ammonia ligase — protein sequence MSLTRQEVLKKAEELNVKFIRLQFVDILGTIKNVAITVEQLPDALDGKIMFDGSSIEGFTRIQESDMYLKPDYDTFTIFPWRPREGAVARLMCDIYTPDGEPFAGCPRSTLKKVIDEAREMGYEMFAGPEPEFFLFERDEKGHPTTITNDKGGYFDLSPLDMGENARRDIVLALEQMGFDVEASHHEVAPGQHEIDFKYTPVLRTADNITTFKFVTKAIALNHNLHATFMPKPIFGENGSGMHVHQSLFKDGENAFYEPDDELGLSKIAYHYIGGVLKHAPAITAITNPTINSYKRLVPGYEAPVYISWSAQNRSALIRVPSARGNGTRIELRNPDPSANPYLAMAVMLKAGLDGIKNEIDPGEQTLDDIFSMSDEERKARGIESLPGNIMEAVNNLKEDKLIKETLGEHIFNHFVEAKEIEWAVYRTQVHQWELEQYLSF from the coding sequence ATGTCATTAACCAGGCAGGAAGTATTAAAGAAGGCAGAAGAGCTGAATGTAAAATTTATTCGACTCCAGTTTGTTGATATTTTAGGGACGATTAAAAATGTGGCTATTACTGTAGAACAGCTACCGGATGCCCTGGACGGGAAAATAATGTTTGATGGATCTTCAATAGAGGGTTTTACCAGGATTCAGGAATCAGATATGTACTTAAAACCGGATTATGATACCTTTACTATTTTCCCCTGGCGTCCCCGTGAAGGTGCTGTAGCCAGATTGATGTGTGATATCTATACCCCGGACGGAGAGCCCTTTGCCGGATGTCCCCGGAGCACCCTTAAAAAAGTTATTGATGAGGCCCGGGAGATGGGATATGAAATGTTTGCCGGACCGGAGCCTGAGTTTTTTCTGTTTGAGAGGGATGAAAAGGGCCATCCAACAACTATTACCAATGATAAAGGTGGTTATTTTGATTTGTCACCCCTGGATATGGGGGAGAATGCCAGGCGGGATATTGTACTGGCCCTCGAACAGATGGGATTCGATGTTGAGGCTTCTCATCATGAAGTTGCTCCCGGCCAGCATGAAATTGACTTTAAATATACTCCAGTTCTAAGGACAGCTGATAACATAACCACTTTTAAATTTGTTACCAAAGCTATTGCCCTCAACCATAATTTACATGCCACTTTTATGCCGAAACCCATTTTTGGTGAAAATGGATCCGGAATGCATGTCCACCAGTCCCTGTTCAAGGATGGGGAAAATGCTTTTTATGAACCTGATGATGAACTGGGATTATCAAAGATAGCCTACCATTATATTGGAGGTGTTTTAAAACACGCTCCCGCCATAACTGCTATAACTAATCCAACTATTAATTCCTATAAAAGACTTGTTCCTGGCTACGAAGCCCCGGTTTATATCTCCTGGTCTGCCCAGAACCGGAGTGCCCTGATCAGGGTGCCATCAGCCCGGGGTAATGGTACCAGAATTGAGCTCAGAAATCCCGATCCCTCGGCCAACCCCTACCTGGCCATGGCTGTAATGTTAAAAGCCGGTCTGGATGGTATAAAAAACGAGATAGATCCGGGAGAGCAGACCCTTGATGATATTTTCTCCATGTCAGATGAAGAGCGAAAGGCAAGGGGAATTGAAAGCCTGCCAGGTAATATAATGGAGGCTGTCAATAACCTGAAAGAAGATAAGTTAATAAAAGAAACTCTGGGAGAACATATATTTAATCATTTTGTGGAAGCTAAAGAAATAGAATGGGCTGTTTATCGAACCCAGGTTCATCAGTGGGAACTGGAGCAATACCTATCTTTCTAA
- a CDS encoding MerR family transcriptional regulator, whose protein sequence is MMKGKKDIPMRIVKERTGLTSRQIRYYDEMGLVFPERTRGNQRLFSEEDIDRLKKIKKLLEEGYTIAAIKEKLTPPPPVKGNPEDVTLDPVFDKLNKNPLSSLYPVSNRYKLNKILGKKKELKEEK, encoded by the coding sequence ATGATGAAAGGCAAAAAGGATATACCTATGAGGATTGTTAAAGAAAGGACCGGTTTAACTTCAAGGCAGATACGGTATTATGATGAGATGGGGTTGGTTTTCCCGGAAAGAACCAGGGGGAACCAGCGGCTTTTTTCAGAAGAAGATATTGACAGGTTAAAAAAAATTAAAAAACTCCTTGAAGAAGGTTATACTATAGCTGCAATAAAAGAAAAACTGACCCCGCCTCCGCCGGTTAAAGGTAATCCTGAGGATGTTACTTTAGATCCGGTCTTTGATAAGCTTAACAAAAATCCCCTGTCATCACTCTATCCTGTTTCTAACAGGTATAAGCTAAATAAGATTCTTGGAAAAAAGAAAGAATTAAAGGAGGAAAAATAA
- a CDS encoding PRK06851 family protein — protein sequence MEKGKITNFFPGGNTYKGFYSFYKYLPYKADSVFIIKGGPGTGKSTFMKRIGYEMIDKGFNVEFHWCSSDKKSLDGVVIPALKAAILDGTAPHIVDPVYPGAREEIIYLGEYWDSNYLKNHKKEITRLTNTITNLFNKTYLYLERAKSIYDELKNIYIDALDTGKANRLLDKVLKGIIKGPAGKPGPERHLFGNAITPQGSVSYLENITEGLKTRYIIKGKPGNGKSTLIKRAGQTIQQRGYFVLYLHNGFNPDSIDGVVIPDLNLAIINGNEPHNIEPASTDDELIDMAGCLIPETLAQYSTEIDEIKKEFSSTMNKAFKNLKKAKQNHDSLEQYYIEAMDFNKVEEKRQQIMKKILKG from the coding sequence ATGGAAAAAGGTAAAATTACAAATTTTTTCCCTGGCGGGAATACCTATAAGGGTTTTTACTCCTTTTATAAGTATCTCCCCTATAAAGCAGATAGTGTTTTCATTATTAAAGGGGGACCCGGGACCGGTAAATCTACCTTTATGAAAAGAATTGGTTATGAAATGATTGATAAAGGATTTAATGTAGAATTTCACTGGTGCTCATCTGACAAAAAGTCCCTGGATGGGGTTGTTATTCCTGCTTTAAAAGCAGCTATTCTGGATGGTACAGCCCCCCATATAGTAGACCCTGTCTATCCCGGGGCAAGGGAAGAAATCATTTACCTTGGTGAATACTGGGACAGTAATTACTTAAAAAACCATAAAAAAGAAATAACCAGACTGACCAATACTATTACCAATCTATTTAATAAAACTTATTTATACCTGGAAAGGGCAAAAAGTATTTATGATGAATTAAAAAACATTTACATCGATGCCCTGGATACAGGAAAAGCCAACAGGTTACTGGATAAAGTTTTAAAGGGTATAATTAAAGGACCAGCCGGTAAACCGGGCCCGGAAAGACATTTATTTGGAAATGCTATTACTCCCCAGGGCTCAGTAAGTTATCTGGAAAATATAACTGAAGGTCTAAAGACCAGGTATATTATTAAAGGGAAACCCGGCAATGGAAAGTCTACTTTGATTAAGAGGGCCGGCCAGACAATTCAGCAAAGAGGTTATTTTGTACTCTACCTCCATAATGGTTTTAACCCTGACAGTATTGATGGGGTAGTCATCCCTGACCTGAACCTTGCTATAATAAACGGCAATGAACCCCATAACATTGAACCAGCCTCAACAGATGATGAGTTAATTGACATGGCAGGTTGTCTTATACCGGAGACCCTGGCCCAGTACTCAACTGAAATAGATGAAATCAAAAAGGAATTTTCCAGTACCATGAATAAGGCCTTCAAGAATTTAAAAAAAGCTAAACAGAACCACGACTCGCTGGAGCAATATTACATAGAAGCAATGGATTTCAATAAAGTTGAAGAAAAACGCCAGCAAATAATGAAAAAAATCCTTAAAGGATAA
- a CDS encoding GGDEF domain-containing protein has protein sequence MSYCLIFLTVLIAITTGYYRFFCKLKTNKIILLAGCLMVIEINYIILKSPLTNWLFFVFIYLASISFFVKGGLIAALISIIFTYLQSPPETGLNIYLFAGYIIMGAVTGKYSDYIHTSILKKASWQKQLYQQAKELNILREISTALQSTLKLDKLLHIILTAITAGYGLGFNRAILLLVSRDEKYLEGKFGIGPMNKVEGYEIWENVVAAKMNMKDFIGLKEKARLKDKTLNDLVQSLKIPLNPSSQGGVLAEAIKYQKPIIIKSIDGNDPVQVRLASYFGMSEFAVIPLINQGKPVGAIIIDNIVNHKPITVKDLDSITPLAIQAAMAIDNANLYNKTQKMAITDGLTGLYNQRYFLEVIDKYFKTAREKNRHLSILIMDIDNFKNYNDVNGHLAGNTALSRLTDIIKKSIRKKDVPCRFGGEEFAVLFPDTTRDEAYNLAETIRKNIEKTPFYNEDVQPGGRLTVSLGLAIFPDDSQEVKDLLDKADQALYKAKNNGKNRIEFFSQGV, from the coding sequence ATGTCCTATTGCCTTATTTTTCTCACAGTTCTCATCGCCATTACCACAGGTTATTACCGGTTCTTTTGCAAATTAAAAACCAACAAAATTATTTTACTGGCAGGATGTCTAATGGTAATTGAAATCAACTATATCATCCTCAAAAGCCCCCTGACCAACTGGCTTTTTTTTGTTTTTATTTATCTGGCCTCAATTTCCTTTTTTGTTAAAGGGGGGCTTATAGCAGCTCTGATAAGTATAATATTTACATATCTTCAATCCCCACCTGAGACCGGTCTTAATATCTATCTTTTCGCTGGCTATATTATCATGGGTGCTGTGACCGGCAAATACTCAGATTATATCCATACCAGCATATTAAAAAAGGCGTCCTGGCAAAAGCAGCTATATCAGCAGGCCAAGGAATTAAATATACTTCGGGAAATAAGCACAGCCCTCCAGAGTACATTAAAGCTGGACAAACTCCTTCATATTATTCTTACCGCTATTACAGCCGGTTATGGACTCGGTTTTAACAGGGCCATTCTTCTTCTGGTATCCCGGGACGAAAAATATCTTGAAGGGAAATTTGGGATAGGACCTATGAATAAGGTCGAGGGTTATGAGATATGGGAAAATGTAGTAGCTGCCAAAATGAACATGAAAGACTTTATCGGCTTAAAGGAAAAGGCACGATTGAAGGATAAAACATTAAATGATCTGGTCCAGTCATTAAAAATTCCCCTGAATCCTTCCAGCCAGGGGGGTGTTCTGGCCGAAGCAATTAAATATCAAAAACCAATCATCATTAAAAGTATTGATGGTAATGATCCCGTCCAGGTCAGGCTGGCCAGTTATTTTGGCATGAGTGAATTTGCTGTCATCCCCCTGATAAACCAGGGGAAACCCGTTGGTGCCATTATTATAGATAATATTGTCAACCATAAACCGATAACGGTAAAAGACCTGGATAGTATTACCCCTCTTGCCATCCAGGCCGCCATGGCTATAGACAATGCCAATCTCTATAACAAGACCCAGAAGATGGCCATCACCGATGGTTTAACAGGCCTTTATAACCAGCGTTATTTCCTCGAGGTAATTGACAAATACTTTAAAACAGCCCGGGAGAAAAACCGTCACCTATCTATATTAATAATGGATATAGATAATTTTAAAAATTATAATGATGTTAATGGCCATCTTGCCGGTAATACAGCCCTTAGTCGATTAACTGATATTATAAAGAAAAGTATCAGGAAAAAAGATGTCCCCTGCCGGTTTGGCGGTGAAGAGTTTGCTGTGTTATTCCCCGATACAACCAGGGACGAGGCCTACAACCTGGCCGAAACTATTAGAAAAAATATAGAAAAAACCCCCTTTTATAATGAAGATGTCCAGCCAGGGGGGCGGTTGACTGTAAGCCTGGGACTGGCTATCTTTCCTGATGATAGCCAGGAGGTTAAAGACCTGCTGGATAAAGCTGACCAGGCCCTTTATAAGGCAAAAAACAATGGGAAAAACAGGATAGAATTCTTTAGTCAGGGGGTATAG
- the purR gene encoding pur operon repressor, whose amino-acid sequence MEDFKRTERLTALTQILVDNPYTLFPLRGFTERFQVAKSTLSEDVSIIKSVFKRLNLGRVETVTGVAGGIRYIPYIKEDEEKEMLTQIASELSRGERILPGGFIYMTDLIFSADIAWRVGKIFASKFIDKRPDYIITIETKGIPIAMMTARAFNVPLVTIRRNTRVTEGSVVTINYVSGSSGKIQTMSLSRRALPEGSKVVFIDDFMKAGGTAKGVLELMKEFKVEVAGVGVLVETAHPGDKLIDDYLSLLLLEKVDERNKKVVIRPSHQA is encoded by the coding sequence ATGGAGGATTTCAAAAGAACCGAACGGCTTACAGCCCTGACCCAGATATTAGTAGACAACCCATATACTCTGTTTCCTTTGCGGGGTTTTACAGAACGATTTCAGGTTGCCAAATCAACCCTCAGCGAAGATGTTTCTATTATTAAATCAGTGTTTAAGAGGTTAAACCTCGGTAGAGTAGAAACCGTTACCGGGGTAGCAGGTGGAATAAGGTATATTCCTTATATTAAAGAAGATGAGGAAAAAGAGATGTTAACCCAGATTGCCAGTGAATTATCCCGGGGAGAGAGGATACTCCCCGGTGGGTTTATTTATATGACTGACTTAATATTCTCGGCAGATATTGCCTGGAGAGTTGGGAAAATATTTGCCAGTAAATTTATAGATAAAAGACCCGATTATATAATTACGATAGAGACCAAGGGTATCCCTATCGCCATGATGACAGCCCGTGCCTTTAATGTTCCCCTTGTAACTATCCGCCGCAATACCAGGGTTACCGAGGGGTCGGTTGTTACCATAAATTATGTCAGCGGGTCTTCGGGGAAAATACAGACCATGTCCTTATCACGGCGGGCCCTTCCGGAAGGATCTAAAGTTGTCTTCATTGATGATTTTATGAAGGCCGGTGGTACCGCCAAAGGTGTATTGGAGTTAATGAAGGAATTTAAGGTTGAAGTGGCCGGGGTCGGTGTTCTGGTAGAAACCGCTCATCCCGGTGATAAGTTAATAGATGATTATCTCTCTTTACTATTACTGGAAAAGGTTGATGAAAGAAATAAAAAGGTAGTAATCAGACCCAGTCATCAAGCTTAA